From one Gossypium hirsutum isolate 1008001.06 chromosome D08, Gossypium_hirsutum_v2.1, whole genome shotgun sequence genomic stretch:
- the LOC107915764 gene encoding succinate dehydrogenase subunit 6, mitochondrial translates to MEDSSSKSFLRKQWDEYKEFWADRFPFTNVYSRYIGREQSLPSWSESDVNEFIASDPVHGPTLKTAREAANIALYGSAIGAITTAGFAWKYSKSLHGAGLSFVGGAVFGWTFGQEIANHAYQLYRLDTMAAQAKFMDWWENKCRR, encoded by the exons atggaagattCATCATCAAAGTCGTTCTTGAGAAAGCAATGGGATGAATACAAAGAATTCTGGGCCGATCGATTTCCGTTCACTAATGTCTATTCAAGATACATCGGCCGTGAACAGTCCCTTCCTTCATGGTCTGAATCCGATGTTAACGAGTTCATCGCTTCTGATCCGGTTCATGGACCCACC TTGAAGACTGCCAGGGAAGCAGCAAACATCGCCTTATACGGAAGTGCTATCGGAGCTATCACAACTGCAGGTTTTGCCTGGAAATACTCGAAGAGTTTACATG GTGCTGGACTGTCTTTCGTAGGAGGAGCCGTTTTTGGTTGGACATTTGGACAAGAAATCGCAAATCATGCGTATCAACTCTACAGGTTGGACACAATGGCTGCACAAGCCAAATTTATGGATTGGTGGGAAAACAAGTGCCGGAGGTGA
- the LOC121220124 gene encoding uncharacterized protein → MMDWKPNVVFEEFEVPTEWVHEVADDTLIAYLPGFKKEQLKVQITSGGFLRIYGERSLGGNKISRFSKEFPFPSNCDLSKIRANFNGGMLRVKFPKSTIQADQNQQAKTSPDPDPGAPPSMAAPPPAGYADAALKQNDDVQQAPPTADLKPHADDDDIDTSMKRKDAVEQQVPPMTGIETAGKGLTRSRKIVLAVLLVAVVAVYVKNVFRSMKNEYN, encoded by the exons ATGATGGACTGGAAGCCAAATGTTGTGTTCGAAGAGTTTGAGGTGCCGACTGAATGGGTTCATGAGGTTGCAGACGACACCTTAATTGCGTATCTACCAg GGTTTAAGAAGGAGCAACTTAAAGTTCAAATAACCAGTGGAGGATTCTTGAGAATATATGGAGAACGTTCACTCGGTGGCAACAAAATCAGCCGATTTTCTAAAGAATTCCCATTCCCATCAAACTGTGATTTATCCAAAATCAGAGCTAATTTCAATGGCGGCATGCTTCGCGTTAAATTCCCCAAATCCACCATCCAAGCCGATCAAAATCAACAAGCAAAAACATCTCCAGATCCAGATCCAGGAGCTCCGCCGTCGATGGCGGCTCCACCACCTGCAGGTTATGCTGATGCCGCATTGAAACAAAACGACGACGTTCAACAAGCTCCTCCCACGGCGGATCTAAAGCCACACGCAGATGATGATGATATTGATACTTCAATGAAACGAAAAGATGCCGTTGAACAACAGGTTCCTCCTATGACGGGGATTGAAACGGCGGGTAAGGGACTGACTCGTTCGAGAAAAATTGTTTTGGCTGTTTTATTGGTTGCGGTAGTTGCTGTTtatgttaaaaatgtttttaGGTCTATGAAGAACGAGTATAATTAA
- the LOC107949054 gene encoding calmodulin — protein sequence MADQLTDDQISEFKEAFSLFDKDGDGCITTKELGTVMRSLGQNPTEAELQDMINEVDADGNGTIDFPEFLNLMARKMKDTDSEEELKEAFRVFDKDQNGFISAAELRHVMTNLGEKLTDEEVDEMIREADVDGDGQINYDEFVKVMMAKRKERATSDVNTTIKRSKKSKGKQRRKCIFL from the exons atggcgGACCAGCTTACCGATGACCAGATCTCTGAGTTCAAGGAGGCCTTTAGCCTCTTTGACAAGGATGGCGATG GTTGCATTACTACCAAGGAACTGGGAACTGTGATGCGGTCACTCGGACAGAACCCTACTGAGGCAGAACTCCAAGATATGATTAATGAAGTTGACGCCGATGGAAATGGGACCATCGATTTCCCTGAATTTCTCAACCTGATGGCAAGGAAAATGAAAGATACTGATTCTGAGGAGGAACTTAAAGAAGCTTTCAGGGTGTTCGATAAGGATCAGAACGGTTTCATATCTGCTGCCGAGCTTCGTCACGTTATGACAAATCTTGGCGAGAAGCTTACCGACGAGGAAGTCGATGAGATGATCCGTGAAGCCGATGTTGATGGTGACGGCCAGATCAACTACGATGAATTCGTCAAAGTCATGATGGCCAA gAGAAAAGAGAGGGCAACTTCAGATGTGAACACCACCATCAAGCGTAGTAAAAAATCTAAAGGAAAACAGCGTCGTAAATGCATTTTTCTTTAA
- the LOC107944386 gene encoding ERAD-associated E3 ubiquitin-protein ligase HRD1B isoform X1 — MMRLQTYAGLSLVAMLAVIYHAFNSRGQFYPAMVYLSTSKISLVLLLNMGLVFMCILWQITKKIFLGSLREAEVERLNEQSWREVMEILFAITIFRQDFSVTFLAMVTALLLIKALHWLAQKRVEYIETTPSVPMLSHIRIVSFLGFLLLLDCLFLSSSIKFLIQTRQASVSLFFAFEYMILATTIVSTFIKYVFYVSDMLMEGQWEKKAVYTFYLELIRDLLHLSMYLCFFLVIFMNYGVPLHLIRELYETFRNFKIRVADYMRYRKIASNMNDRFPDATPEELAANDATCIICREEMTTAKKLICGHLFHVHCLRSWLERQHTCPTCRALVVPPENGTSSSGGQHGPWSDAQGQGSGTSSARQGSGGDMAADNLTQHQARLQAAATAASIYEKSYVYPSANTLVWSPGYAVLPKAYGQPDDSTKGESSGEMTSTGEQFVIPGGQVNLSFPRFPHCTFVPFQLPRVNGNMGEASSSNLHIPDSQLEAQKKIIQQQIEVSFMCHKVLQNQLQLLQMQKLKTEESADAGPTASSDRKGKTISSSSSGD, encoded by the exons ATGATGAGGCTGCAAACCTATGCTGGTCTCAGTTTAGTCGCGATGCTAGCTGTTATTTACCATGCATTCAACAGTAGAGGCCAGTTTTATCCTGCTATGGTGTATTTATCAACCTCTAAGATCAGCTTGGTGCTGCTTCTCAACATGGGGCTTGTATTTATGTGTATCTTATGGCAAATAACCAAAAAGATATTCCTTGGGTCTCTTCGTGAAGCTGAGGTTGAACGGTTGAATGAGCAGTCGTGGAGAGAGGTTATGGAGATCCTCTTTGCGATCACTATTTTCCGTCAGGACTTTTCAGTTACGTTTCTTGCTATGGTTACTGCTCTGTTGTTAATCAAGGCTTTGCACTGGTTGGCACAGAAAAGGGTTGAGTACATTGAGACGACCCCTTCTGTTCCTATGTTGTCTCACATTCGGATTGTTTCTTTTCTGGGTTTCCTTCTTCTTCTAGATTGTCTGTTTTTGTCAAGTTCTATCAAGTTTCTGATCCAAACACGGCAAGCTTCAGTTTCCCTATTCTTTGCGTTTGA GTACATGATTCTGGCTACCACAATAGTgtcaacttttataaaatatgttttctATGTGAGTGACATGCTTATGGAAGGACAATGGGAGAAGAAGGCTGTCTATACCTTCTACTTGGAGCTCATTCGGGACTTGCTTCACTTGTCTATGTATTTATGCTTCTTTCTTGTGATTTTCAT GAACTATGGTGTACCTCTGCACTTAATACGGGAGCTATATGAAACCTTTAGGAATTTCAAAATTCGTGTTGCTGATTACATGCGTTATAGGAAGATCGCTTCAAATATGAATGACAGATTCCCAGATGCAACCCCTGAAGAGCTAGCTGC AAACGATGCAACATGTATTATATGCCGCGAAGAGATGACCACAGCAAAGAAGTTGATATGTGGACATCTTTTTCACGTGCACTGTCTTCGATCATGGCTGGAGAGACAGCATACCTGCCCTACATGTAGAGCTCTCGTTGTACCACCTGAAAACGGAACAAGTTCATCTGGAGGGCAACATGGACCTTGGTCAGATGCTCAAGGACAAG GGTCTGGCACGAGCTCAGCTCGACAAGGTTCTGGTGGTGACATGGCTGCTGATAATTTGACCCAGCATCAGGCCAGGCTTCAGGCTGCTGCCACTGCAGCATCAATATATGAGAAATCCTACGTCTATCCATCTGCAAACACTCTAGTTTG GTCTCCTGGATATGCTGTACTTCCCAAGGCTTATGGGCAACCAGATGACTCCACGAAGGGCGAATCTAGTGGGGAAATGACATCCACCGGAGAACAATTTGTCATTCCTGGTGGACAAGTCAACTTGTCCTTTCCACGGTTCCCACATTGTACTTTTGTTCCTTTCCAATTGCCTCGTGTTAATGGAAACATGGGAGAGGCATCGAGTAGTAATCTGCACATTCCAGATTCTCAGTTGGAAGCTCAGAAGAAGATCATTCAGCAGCAGATTGAGGTATCATTTATGTGTCATAAG GTGCTACAAAATCAGCTCCAACTCCTGCAGATGCAGAAGCTGAAAACTGAAGAAAGTGCGGACGCTGGTCCCACAGCCTCGTCGGACAGAAAAGGGAAgacaatttcttcttcttcttcaggagATTGA
- the LOC107944386 gene encoding ERAD-associated E3 ubiquitin-protein ligase HRD1B isoform X2 produces MMRLQTYAGLSLVAMLAVIYHAFNSRGQFYPAMVYLSTSKISLVLLLNMGLVFMCILWQITKKIFLGSLREAEVERLNEQSWREVMEILFAITIFRQDFSVTFLAMVTALLLIKALHWLAQKRVEYIETTPSVPMLSHIRIVSFLGFLLLLDCLFLSSSIKFLIQTRQASVSLFFAFEYMILATTIVSTFIKYVFYVSDMLMEGQWEKKAVYTFYLELIRDLLHLSMYLCFFLVIFMNYGVPLHLIRELYETFRNFKIRVADYMRYRKIASNMNDRFPDATPEELAANDATCIICREEMTTAKKLICGHLFHVHCLRSWLERQHTCPTCRALVVPPENGTSSSGGQHGPWSDAQGQGSGTSSARQGSGGDMAADNLTQHQARLQAAATAASIYEKSYVYPSANTLVWSPGYAVLPKAYGQPDDSTKGESSGEMTSTGEQFVIPGGQVNLSFPRFPHCTFVPFQLPRVNGNMGEASSSNLHIPDSQLEAQKKIIQQQIEVLQNQLQLLQMQKLKTEESADAGPTASSDRKGKTISSSSSGD; encoded by the exons ATGATGAGGCTGCAAACCTATGCTGGTCTCAGTTTAGTCGCGATGCTAGCTGTTATTTACCATGCATTCAACAGTAGAGGCCAGTTTTATCCTGCTATGGTGTATTTATCAACCTCTAAGATCAGCTTGGTGCTGCTTCTCAACATGGGGCTTGTATTTATGTGTATCTTATGGCAAATAACCAAAAAGATATTCCTTGGGTCTCTTCGTGAAGCTGAGGTTGAACGGTTGAATGAGCAGTCGTGGAGAGAGGTTATGGAGATCCTCTTTGCGATCACTATTTTCCGTCAGGACTTTTCAGTTACGTTTCTTGCTATGGTTACTGCTCTGTTGTTAATCAAGGCTTTGCACTGGTTGGCACAGAAAAGGGTTGAGTACATTGAGACGACCCCTTCTGTTCCTATGTTGTCTCACATTCGGATTGTTTCTTTTCTGGGTTTCCTTCTTCTTCTAGATTGTCTGTTTTTGTCAAGTTCTATCAAGTTTCTGATCCAAACACGGCAAGCTTCAGTTTCCCTATTCTTTGCGTTTGA GTACATGATTCTGGCTACCACAATAGTgtcaacttttataaaatatgttttctATGTGAGTGACATGCTTATGGAAGGACAATGGGAGAAGAAGGCTGTCTATACCTTCTACTTGGAGCTCATTCGGGACTTGCTTCACTTGTCTATGTATTTATGCTTCTTTCTTGTGATTTTCAT GAACTATGGTGTACCTCTGCACTTAATACGGGAGCTATATGAAACCTTTAGGAATTTCAAAATTCGTGTTGCTGATTACATGCGTTATAGGAAGATCGCTTCAAATATGAATGACAGATTCCCAGATGCAACCCCTGAAGAGCTAGCTGC AAACGATGCAACATGTATTATATGCCGCGAAGAGATGACCACAGCAAAGAAGTTGATATGTGGACATCTTTTTCACGTGCACTGTCTTCGATCATGGCTGGAGAGACAGCATACCTGCCCTACATGTAGAGCTCTCGTTGTACCACCTGAAAACGGAACAAGTTCATCTGGAGGGCAACATGGACCTTGGTCAGATGCTCAAGGACAAG GGTCTGGCACGAGCTCAGCTCGACAAGGTTCTGGTGGTGACATGGCTGCTGATAATTTGACCCAGCATCAGGCCAGGCTTCAGGCTGCTGCCACTGCAGCATCAATATATGAGAAATCCTACGTCTATCCATCTGCAAACACTCTAGTTTG GTCTCCTGGATATGCTGTACTTCCCAAGGCTTATGGGCAACCAGATGACTCCACGAAGGGCGAATCTAGTGGGGAAATGACATCCACCGGAGAACAATTTGTCATTCCTGGTGGACAAGTCAACTTGTCCTTTCCACGGTTCCCACATTGTACTTTTGTTCCTTTCCAATTGCCTCGTGTTAATGGAAACATGGGAGAGGCATCGAGTAGTAATCTGCACATTCCAGATTCTCAGTTGGAAGCTCAGAAGAAGATCATTCAGCAGCAGATTGAG GTGCTACAAAATCAGCTCCAACTCCTGCAGATGCAGAAGCTGAAAACTGAAGAAAGTGCGGACGCTGGTCCCACAGCCTCGTCGGACAGAAAAGGGAAgacaatttcttcttcttcttcaggagATTGA
- the LOC121220125 gene encoding uncharacterized protein yields the protein MTMKMTIAYVYCSHCLHYSKAAIEANFFSCSSCGKLVSEVNVKGNPDSVVKKKSKFPRFKRTKKNSMKIKDSIPITVHRILLGNDQHQSIHPLLLFISIQQKLSCSYILLECLF from the exons ATGACGATGAAGATGACAATCGCTTACGTTTACTGCTCTCACTGTCTCCACTATTCCAAAGCAGCCATTGAAGCTAACTTCTT TTCTTGTTCGAGTTGTGGAAAATTGGTAAGCGAGGTCAATGTGAAGGGAAATCCAGATTCGGTTGTAAAGAAGAAATCCAAATTTCCAAGGTTTAAAAGAACCAAAAAGAACTCCATGAAAATTAAAG ACTCTATTCCGATCACCGTTCACCGGATTCTTCTAGGCAACGACCAACATCAATCAATTCATCCACTCTTACTATTCATCTCGATACAACAGAAACTATCTTGTTCTTATATTTTGCTTGAATGTTTATTTTGA